GGTCCATTTTTTATCTTCTTCTGTTACTTTTTCACCTTTTGTTATCTTTGAATATCCAATCTTAGGCATAAGAATATTATCCACTTCACTGGTTTTTGTATAATGAGTGGAATCAATGAATCCTCTTTTTATGTCTTCTTCAACTTTCTCTAGTATAACTGCTGCTGCTGAATCCCCAAAATTTCCGTAAGTTACTGGATCATTAGTGTTAACTACAGAACTAATCAATAAACCACCCACGACTAATGCTCTTTTAAATCTTTTATTAGTTTGTAATATTCGACTAACTTGGTCAAGTGCAGTTAGCATACCTATGCAGTTGCTGTTGGTATCATATACCATTTTGGCGTTATCTGCTTTTAGGAGATCGGTAAGCTTGATTGCATTTGATGGAGAAGTGTATTCAGGTGTATCCGTTGCGAATACTATTATGTCAATATCTTCAGGTTTCATTTTTGCCTGTGCCAATGCATTAATACTAGCTTCATATGCCATAGAAATGACAGTTTCATCTTTATCATCAGAAAGATATCTGTACTCTCTTTCTAGATGTGTCAATAGACCTTGTATTTCAATACCTAATTTATTAAAATGAGCTATAAGTTCATTATTACTGACTTTGTTTTTGGGATGGTATGTCCCAACTCCAATAATATTGATATTAGTATTTTTCATATACATTACTCCCTTTTTTGTAAATTCCAATGCAATATAATAGTTTTTAGGATTTTTACATATATATTTCTTTGTCTATATATTATTATTAATATAATATTCTAATTATTATGAATAAAAAAATAACTAATACAAAATGGACCCTTTGTCAAGGATGAAATAAAAAAGAGGCTTGGCCTAAGTGAAGTGACCTATAGACTTGCCTCTTTTCATTATTTGTTTTTTTCAAAGTAGATGGCGTTAAGTTCACCACCGACTAATATTATTATACTACATAGGTATAACCATATTAATAGTATAATTATACTCGCTAGACTTCCGTACATATAAGAGAAGTTACCTATTTTATCAATATAGAATGAAAAGATAAATGACATAGCTAACCAACCGATTGTAGAGAGTATAGCTCCTGGTACTACTTCTTTGAAAGTTATCTTTTTATTTGGTGACGCATTATACAACAGTATAAAAAAGAAGAATAGAAGTACCATAGCAAAAAGTATTCTGATGAAGTCAATTATTCCTTCTAACCCTGTGGGAAGATATATATATGAAAACGCTAGGTTAAGTAGCTTATTCCAAAATATAATTAACAAGAAAGTTAGAATCAATACTATTGCAAAAGCTATAGTATATATAAATGACATCAATCTTAAAAAGATATATGAACGAGTTTCTTTTTCTCTATATGCTTTATTAAGACTGGTTATTATCGCCATTATACCTTTTGATGCAGCCCAGATAGTCGCAATAAGTGCAATGGACAATAATGTATCGCTTTGGTTTTTTTCAATATCTGTAGTAATGAATCCTATAACACCAAAAATCTCATCAGGAAAGATGTCTTTGAATTGATAAAGGACATCCACATCTGATAAGGATGTATAACTAAGTATCTGCATAAGAAATAGTATAAAAGGAAAAATGGACAACAGTATATAAAAAGTGAGTTTTGAAGCCCAAGCTGTAATATCATCTGATTGTATTCTCTTGAATAAATTAACGAATACAATGGCTTTTTTAAAATTCATATAAGCTTCCTCCTACTTAATACTATCTGTGTGGATAATTATAGTAATTTTATTATAAGCAAAAACCTTACGTATAGCAAGGGACAATAAAATAAATTGGTTTAATAATTGCAATGTTTCGGTTAATATTGTAGTAGTTCGTTACAATATCATAAAGTAAAATGTAATCATAATTATTCTTAACATTTCAAGGATAAATTAGCCTGTTTAAATTTACTAGGAGACATACCTTTTATCTGATGAAATGTCCGGGTAAAAGAACAATATGACTTAAAACCAGAAGTAAAAGCTATTTCAGTTATTGATAGATCAGTTGACAGTATCAACACACAAGCATTTTTGATTCTAACCTCATTCAAAAAAGATATGAAATTCTGACCAAACTGTTTTTTGAATTGACTACTAATATAAGGTTTACTCAAATGAAATATATTAGATAATTTTTCTAATGTTATATTTTCTTGATAGTGTGAATGTACATAATAAATAATTTCCCATATAAGTTTATTGGAATTATTATTGATTGAAGTCTTGGAACTTATGCCTTTTTCTGAGGAACTATCAAGATTATGACGAAAGCGATTAACTATAATAAATAATTCAATTAATTTTGCTTTGATCATTTTGTTTTTGTATATGTAAAAGTTAGTTTGTTCTTGTAGTAATTGTTTCAATATATCTTCAATGATTAATGAGGTTTTTTTATTAAGGTATGTTATGGCAGGTAAATCTGTGAACAATAGTTCATATAAATCTGATGTTGCTGAATCAGTATCATATATTGAGTCCAAGGATATTTCTCCATTGATAAGGGAAACAGTATTACTCTTATCTGTTGATAGTTGGTGAACTTGGTAAGGGAGAACAACGCAGAAGGTTCCTGGTTCTATGATATATTCTTTACCATTAAGTTTTTCACTGCCAGTTCCTTGATATACATAGTAGAATTCTACAAAATCATGCTTATGTGGTAGAAAATAATCTAATTGGACTCTTCTATTGATTACAAATGAACTTGAACTGCTGAATTTTAAATCAACTAATTGATTAGCCATAAAAACACCTCACTTACAATGATGTAAACCAATTCTTATTAATAAATATAGAATCATAACTTAACAAAAAACAAATATATACTAGAGTATACTTAAAATTAGTATAATTATCAAGTGTAATTATTGAAATTAACAGATAATTATAATTAGCTGAAAAGATGAATGGAAAAACATTAGTATAAAAGAGTAGAGAGGAGAATGAAGATGATACATGAAAAATATTATGACCTATTAAAAAAGCAAAATAAATTATTGAAGAGAAAGAATATGGTGAGTGATGGATTTTATAACGGGGTTTATGAAAGATATGTATATCCTGTTGTAACTAG
The window above is part of the Vallitalea guaymasensis genome. Proteins encoded here:
- a CDS encoding ketoacyl-ACP synthase III, giving the protein MKNTNINIIGVGTYHPKNKVSNNELIAHFNKLGIEIQGLLTHLEREYRYLSDDKDETVISMAYEASINALAQAKMKPEDIDIIVFATDTPEYTSPSNAIKLTDLLKADNAKMVYDTNSNCIGMLTALDQVSRILQTNKRFKRALVVGGLLISSVVNTNDPVTYGNFGDSAAAVILEKVEEDIKRGFIDSTHYTKTSEVDNILMPKIGYSKITKGEKVTEEDKKWTFVPFESDFISDYWVELIKDLARENGMQPTDVDHFLFSQFTNPAAKATLEKLQISSDKLTYVGNEYGYTGVTSPIMALERALEKGRITEGSKVILISVGSGSTATAILFKF
- a CDS encoding YihY/virulence factor BrkB family protein, whose amino-acid sequence is MNFKKAIVFVNLFKRIQSDDITAWASKLTFYILLSIFPFILFLMQILSYTSLSDVDVLYQFKDIFPDEIFGVIGFITTDIEKNQSDTLLSIALIATIWAASKGIMAIITSLNKAYREKETRSYIFLRLMSFIYTIAFAIVLILTFLLIIFWNKLLNLAFSYIYLPTGLEGIIDFIRILFAMVLLFFFFILLYNASPNKKITFKEVVPGAILSTIGWLAMSFIFSFYIDKIGNFSYMYGSLASIIILLIWLYLCSIIILVGGELNAIYFEKNK
- a CDS encoding AraC family transcriptional regulator, coding for MANQLVDLKFSSSSSFVINRRVQLDYFLPHKHDFVEFYYVYQGTGSEKLNGKEYIIEPGTFCVVLPYQVHQLSTDKSNTVSLINGEISLDSIYDTDSATSDLYELLFTDLPAITYLNKKTSLIIEDILKQLLQEQTNFYIYKNKMIKAKLIELFIIVNRFRHNLDSSSEKGISSKTSINNNSNKLIWEIIYYVHSHYQENITLEKLSNIFHLSKPYISSQFKKQFGQNFISFLNEVRIKNACVLILSTDLSITEIAFTSGFKSYCSFTRTFHQIKGMSPSKFKQANLSLKC